In Xiphophorus maculatus strain JP 163 A chromosome 2, X_maculatus-5.0-male, whole genome shotgun sequence, one genomic interval encodes:
- the hacd3 gene encoding very-long-chain (3R)-3-hydroxyacyl-CoA dehydratase 3, producing MTLTPLVYWAQRHEEIYLRVELTDAQNIDVQVHENVLKFQALGRGAKGQHNYEFSLEFLLPVKPEVRHKSTQRQVNITVRKQQRGWWERLTVLERKPVFLAPDFDRWLDESDAEMELQEKEEKKNRLKTVRHTEEGFISLKTSFLLVYNLVQFLGFSWIFVNMTVRLFIFGQDSLYDTFHTISDAMFFCQTLALVEVFNAAFGVVRTGVFPTLIQVVGRNFVLFIIFGSLEEMHHRPVVFFAFYLWSAIEIFRYPFYMLGCFNTEWKTLTWLRYSVWIPLYPLGVLAEAVAVVQSIPIFDQTKLYSIPLPKAIGTSINFSYFLHVYLILMCLGLFINFRHLYKQRKRRFRTKKRKTH from the exons ATGACGCTGACACCTCTTGTTTACTGGGCTCAACGTCACGAGGAAATTTACCTGCGTGTAGAGCTGACAGACGCCCAG aatattGATGTCCAAGTGCATGAGAATGTCCTTAAATTTCAAG CTCTGGGGCGTGGTGCTAAAGGACAGCACAATTATGAGTTCAGCTTAGAGTTTCTTTTACCAGTAAAACCAGAG GTGAGACACAAGTCCACACAGCGGCAGGTAAACATCACAGTGCGGAAACAGCAGCGAGGCTGGTGGGAAAGGCTGACTGTGCTGGAGCGTAAACCGGTTTTCCTGGCGCCAGACTTTGACCGCTGGCTGGACGAGTCGGACGCTGAGATGGAGCTCCAGGAAAAG gaggagaaaaagaacagaCTGAAGACTGTGAGGCATACAGAAGAAG GGTTTATTAGCCTGAAAACAAGCTTTTTGCTTGTTTACAACCTAGTCCAGTTTCTTGGATTTTCATGGATATTCGTGAACATGACTGTACGCCTCTTCATCTTTGGGCAAG ACTCACTCTATGACACGTTTCACACCATATCGGATGCGATGTTCTTCTGCCAGACCTTGGCATTAGTTGAGGTGTTTAATGCTGCTTTCGGTGTGGTTCGAACTGGTGTTTTCCCCACTCTCATACAG GTAGTTGGTAGGAATTTTGTCCTCTTCATCATTTTTGGTAGTCTGGAAGAAATGCACCACCGACCTGTTGTGTTCTTTGCTTTCTATCTGTGGAGCGCCATTGAGATTTTTAG GTATCCATTTTACATGCTTGGCTGTTTTAACACAGAGTGGAAAACTCTCACTTGGTTGCGCTACAGTGTCTGGATACCGCTGTATCCATTAGGTGTTTTAGCTGAAG CTGTTGCAGTGGTACAGTCCATCCCCATCTTTGACCAAACCAAGCTCTACAGCATTCCTCTGCCAAAAGCCATTGGAACTTCCATCAACTTCTCTTACTTCTTGCATGTCTATCTGATTCTCATGTGTCTGG GGCTTTTTATCAACTTTCGACACCTTTACAAGCAGAGGAAAAGGCGCTTCCGGACCAAAAAGAGGAAGACACATTAA
- the ppcdc gene encoding phosphopantothenoylcysteine decarboxylase: MQSDDLVTSLKTDLSKSCGTVRVLVGVTGSVAALKLPVLVSALLQLPGVDVRVITTEHAKHFYNPSDVSVKIYTDKDEWELWTDRSDPVLHIELRRWADLLIIAPLDANTLGKIASGICDNLLTCVVRAWDTSRPLLFCPAMNTAMWMHPITAQQVSRLKEFGYVEIPCISKKLVCGDEGKGAMAEVSTIVSAVRQYLPKPDESSQKT, translated from the exons ATGCAGTCAGACGATCTCGTCACGTCTCTGAAGACTGATTTGTCGAAATCTTGCGGAACGGTTCGTGTTCTTGTGGGTGTAACAGGAAGCGTCGCAGCTTTGAAACTTCCAGTTTTGGTCTCCGCTCTTCTTCAGCTCCCCGGG gTGGATGTAAGAGTGATCACCACAGAGCATGCCAAACACTTCTACAATCCTTCAGATGTTTCAGTAAAGATCTATACTGACAAGGATGAGTGGGAG CTTTGGACAGACAGATCCGACCCTGTGCTGCACATTGAGCTGAGGCGCTGGGCAGACCTGCTGATCATTGCCCCTCTCGATGCCAACACTCTTGGAAAGATAGCTAGTGGCATCTGTGACAACTTATTG ACATGTGTGGTAAGAGCCTGGGACACCAGTCGACCTCTCCTCTTCTGTCCTGCTATGAACACAGCTATGTGGATGCATCCTATTACGGCCCAGCAGGTATCCAGGCTAAAAGAGTTTGGATATGTGGAAATCCCCTGCATATCTAAGAAGCTAGTTTGTGGGGATGAAG GTAAAGGCGCCATGGCTGAGGTATCGACTATTGTCAGTGCTGTCAGGCAGTATCTTCCAAAACCAGATGAGTCGTCACAGAAAACATGA